The genome window GGTCACGCTTACGCTGGCCGAGGCCTGGTTGCCGGCGAGATCGCAGACCTGAACGGTGATGCGGTGGGTGCCAGGCGTCATTCCAGCCGACGGCGGGCTGAGGTTGTATGCCACGGTGGATTCCGTGCTGGGAGGCAGGGTGAGATGGGCGATGATGTGATCATCGACGAGGATATCGGCGGTTCCGACGCTGCGGTCGTCCATGGCCCGGGCCAAGATTGTGGTCAGGCCTCGCAGCGTTGCTCCCTGGACCGGGCTACTGATCGTGACTGTTGGGGGCACGACATCGGCACTGGTCGCGAAGACGAGGCTGATCTCGTGCTCGGCGGTATTGCCGGACACATCGGCAGCCACGGCCTTGAGCCGGTGAGCGCCGGCGGCGTATGCCGAGGTATCGAGGTAAAACTTGTAGGGCGGCGACAGATCGACCGCCATGACGACATCATCCACCAGGAGCGACAGATCGGCGACCATGTCTGTGTCGCTTGCGGAGACCTCGACGGTCACTCCGCCGGTCACGCGAAGGGCTGATGAGGGTGATGTGATCTGCACGCTGGGCGGCGTTTGGTCGCTCTGTTCGACGACTTGCTGAGCGAGTTCGAGTGCTGCCTGGGCATCGACTCGTCCGGCGCCATAGCGATCATCCCAGCCAGGGGAGCCGAGATCGACGGCGGTTGCGATCAAGATGGCCTGGACGGTGGAAGGCGTCAATGTGGGCCGGACCGACCAGATCAGGGCCGCGATCCCCGACACGATTGGTGCGGAGAACGAGGTGCCGGTGAAGGTGCCGTAGGTGCTGCCCAGGCTGGTGGTCAGGATGTCGACCCCCGGCGCCGCCAAGTTCACGAAGCTGCCGGTTGTGGAGAAGGATGCCAGTTCGTCTCGCTTGTTGGTGGCTCCGATGAAGAGGGCATCCTGTCCGGAAGATGCGGAGCCGGTTACGGTGCGACCGCTGTTGCCTGCGGCTATGACCACCAGGGTACCTGCGAGCCGGGCCTGCCTGGCCTGACGAAGCACGATGGGATCGTCGTGGAGCGTATCGAAGGAGATGTTGATGACCCTGGCGTGTTGCTGGACGGCCAGGTTGATGCCGGCGGCCAGTGCCCAGCTCGTGGTCTGGCCCCTGTCGTTGGTGACCTTGATGGGCAGGATGGGGTTCTGCCAGGCGAGGGAGCTGATTCCCTCGGAGCTGTCGGATGCGGCGCCGATGATGCCTGCCACGGCGGTTCCGTGGCCTGTGGTGTCTTCCCAGCCGCTGCCGTCGTAGGTGTTTGCGCCCCCGGTGAGCTTCGAGGCCAAGTCGGGATGGCTGGTCTGCACGCCGCTATCGAGGATGGCGGCGATGATGTTCGGATTGCCGGTGGTGACCTCCCAGGCGCCGGCCGCGCGCACGGCGGGGAGGAACCACTGCTCACCCACCAGTGGATCACCCGGGAGGGGTTGGGTTTCATGGTAGTGGTTGTCGACCACCTCTTCGACGAGTGGTGAGC of Phycisphaerae bacterium contains these proteins:
- a CDS encoding S8 family serine peptidase, which codes for MCGYRTRLRAARWGAFSRTTLLSRAARRAASTAILAPLLMAQSCTPAAPGGADPTVVQDQVIVVTKPGTTESRLNQLVADSGAEVQGQLAGLSAYLLQFTADRRSQVESTLGSSPLVEEVVDNHYHETQPLPGDPLVGEQWFLPAVRAAGAWEVTTGNPNIIAAILDSGVQTSHPDLASKLTGGANTYDGSGWEDTTGHGTAVAGIIGAASDSSEGISSLAWQNPILPIKVTNDRGQTTSWALAAGINLAVQQHARVINISFDTLHDDPIVLRQARQARLAGTLVVIAAGNSGRTVTGSASSGQDALFIGATNKRDELASFSTTGSFVNLAAPGVDILTTSLGSTYGTFTGTSFSAPIVSGIAALIWSVRPTLTPSTVQAILIATAVDLGSPGWDDRYGAGRVDAQAALELAQQVVEQSDQTPPSVQITSPSSALRVTGGVTVEVSASDTDMVADLSLLVDDVVMAVDLSPPYKFYLDTSAYAAGAHRLKAVAADVSGNTAEHEISLVFATSADVVPPTVTISSPVQGATLRGLTTILARAMDDRSVGTADILVDDHIIAHLTLPPSTESTVAYNLSPPSAGMTPGTHRITVQVCDLAGNQASASVSVTVSP